One region of Niallia sp. Man26 genomic DNA includes:
- a CDS encoding 3D domain-containing protein has protein sequence MTSKKIFRRVGMTLLFIAALLTTFQSISGVQASSFHLSDSNETEDDSYLDHTFKKIGFGIKNLKEAFAASTQISSSTEVTGNPPLLEERDWSQYPKKQVVATGYTAGFESTGKNPSHPSFGITYSGVKVKRDLYSTIAADISVFPIGTVLFIPGYGFGVVADTGSAIKGNKLDLYYETVDDVYSQWGKKTVDVYIVEMGKGKLTEKTLTAFNEAKSMQVFRQQYTSAESK, from the coding sequence ATGACAAGTAAAAAAATTTTTAGAAGGGTCGGAATGACCTTACTTTTCATTGCAGCACTACTAACAACATTTCAATCCATTTCAGGAGTACAAGCGAGCTCATTCCATCTTTCAGACAGTAATGAAACAGAGGATGATTCTTATTTAGATCATACATTTAAAAAGATTGGATTTGGAATTAAGAATTTGAAGGAAGCTTTTGCAGCAAGCACACAAATATCTTCTAGTACAGAGGTAACAGGCAATCCGCCTTTGCTTGAAGAAAGAGATTGGTCCCAATATCCAAAGAAACAAGTTGTGGCTACTGGTTATACGGCTGGCTTTGAATCAACAGGAAAAAACCCTAGTCATCCGTCATTTGGCATCACCTATTCTGGTGTAAAGGTGAAGCGTGATTTATACAGCACGATTGCTGCAGATATAAGTGTATTCCCAATCGGGACCGTGCTATTTATCCCAGGCTATGGATTTGGAGTTGTTGCAGACACTGGCTCTGCCATCAAAGGGAATAAGCTTGATTTATACTATGAAACAGTAGACGACGTATATAGCCAATGGGGCAAGAAAACAGTAGACGTATACATAGTGGAAATGGGCAAAGGGAAACTGACAGAGAAAACATTAACAGCGTTTAATGAAGCGAAATCTATGCAGGTTTTCCGCCAGCAATACACAAGTGCAGAAAGCAAATAA